One region of Acidovorax sp. T1 genomic DNA includes:
- the cadR gene encoding Cd(II)/Pb(II)-responsive transcriptional regulator gives MKIGELATLTHTPVETIRFYEREGLLPEAARTGGNYRIYNAAQAARLSFIRHCRGLDMTLDEIRTLLRFKDAPTRNCGDVNALLDAHIGHVAARIRELRQLEKQLKNLREQCHEAQDAAHCGILNELTDLANRPSRPHPGHVHGTHARTAAHKATTASQESSGAVNNPTG, from the coding sequence ATGAAAATCGGCGAGCTGGCCACCCTGACCCACACCCCGGTCGAAACCATCCGGTTTTACGAACGCGAAGGCTTGCTGCCCGAGGCCGCCCGCACCGGGGGCAACTACCGCATCTACAACGCAGCCCAGGCGGCACGCCTGTCCTTCATACGGCATTGCCGGGGCCTGGACATGACGCTGGACGAGATTCGCACCCTGCTGCGCTTCAAGGACGCGCCCACCCGCAACTGCGGCGATGTCAACGCCCTGCTGGACGCGCACATCGGCCATGTTGCCGCGCGCATCCGTGAGCTGCGCCAGCTCGAAAAGCAGCTCAAGAACCTGCGCGAACAGTGCCACGAGGCGCAAGACGCCGCCCACTGCGGCATCCTCAATGAGCTGACCGACCTGGCCAACCGGCCAAGCCGCCCGCACCCGGGCCATGTGCACGGCACGCATGCGCGCACAGCGGCGCACAAGGCCACGACAGCGTCGCAAGAATCCTCTGGCGCCGTGAACAACCCGACAGGCTGA
- a CDS encoding SpoIIE family protein phosphatase — protein sequence MSESSAYLSDFRPRFRQPSAADLCTPAPCMTTESTNEKVLETFTQHRELVSLPVVEGQQPIGLINRDIFLSQISKPFRLELYGRKSCIAFMDKEPLVVDASMDIETLTFKAVEFGEKALSDGFIITRNNEFAGVGNGLQLMRAVADIQAARNRQIMHSIEYASVIQQSALRSSREILSLACPEADLVWEPRDVVGGDFYQFSVDDGGWFATVADCTGHGVPGAFMTLIASSSLSQAIKEKGARDPAALLAIVNRSIKQMLGQVGGQDGTPGSDDGMDAACFWYEPGTRQMVFAGARLSLFVLRPGVDQVDVVEGQRKGVGYVDSELDYAWRNVAVDLPAGSLVFATTDGLVDQVGGPRAIAFGKRRLCELLRGLASSTPAQLNRDVLAALQQWQGEHHRRDDVTFFCFRT from the coding sequence ATGTCTGAGTCTTCCGCGTATCTGAGCGACTTCCGGCCCCGCTTCCGCCAGCCCAGCGCTGCAGACTTGTGCACACCGGCTCCCTGCATGACCACCGAGTCCACCAACGAAAAGGTGCTGGAGACGTTCACGCAGCACCGCGAGCTGGTCAGCCTGCCGGTGGTAGAGGGCCAACAACCCATCGGTCTGATCAATCGCGACATCTTCCTCTCGCAGATCAGCAAGCCATTTCGCCTGGAACTTTACGGCCGCAAGAGCTGCATCGCTTTCATGGACAAAGAGCCACTGGTCGTTGATGCATCCATGGACATCGAGACGCTGACCTTCAAGGCCGTCGAGTTCGGCGAAAAAGCCTTGTCCGACGGCTTCATCATTACCCGCAACAACGAATTTGCCGGCGTGGGCAACGGCCTGCAGCTCATGCGCGCAGTGGCCGACATTCAGGCCGCGCGCAATCGCCAGATCATGCACAGCATCGAATATGCAAGCGTGATTCAACAGTCTGCCCTGCGCAGCTCGCGCGAAATTCTCTCGCTTGCCTGCCCCGAGGCCGATCTGGTCTGGGAGCCTCGCGATGTCGTCGGCGGTGATTTCTACCAGTTCAGCGTGGATGACGGCGGCTGGTTTGCCACCGTGGCAGATTGCACAGGGCACGGTGTTCCGGGCGCCTTCATGACCCTGATCGCCTCCAGCAGCCTGAGCCAGGCGATCAAGGAAAAAGGGGCGCGCGATCCCGCCGCGTTGCTCGCCATCGTCAACCGCAGCATCAAGCAGATGCTGGGCCAGGTCGGTGGCCAGGACGGCACACCAGGCTCCGACGATGGCATGGATGCCGCATGCTTTTGGTACGAGCCCGGCACCCGCCAGATGGTTTTTGCCGGAGCCCGCCTTTCGCTGTTCGTGCTGCGCCCCGGCGTCGATCAGGTGGACGTGGTCGAAGGCCAGCGCAAGGGCGTGGGCTATGTGGACAGCGAACTCGATTACGCCTGGCGCAACGTGGCGGTGGACCTGCCTGCGGGCAGCCTGGTGTTCGCCACCACCGACGGGCTGGTGGACCAGGTGGGCGGCCCGCGCGCCATCGCCTTTGGCAAGCGCCGCCTGTGTGAGCTGTTGCGGGGCCTGGCAAGCAGCACCCCTGCCCAGCTCAATCGCGATGTACTCGCCGCGCTGCAGCAGTGGCAGGGCGAGCACCACCGCCGCGACGACGTGACGTTTTTCTGTTTCCGTACCTGA
- a CDS encoding SiaB family protein kinase — protein sequence MIRSAVAKEYGTFFHLAREHQVIFYYVGYFSQNIVAAMAEAVKLQLESAGVAGPTRRKLFSSFVEMAQNIIHYSSDALTPPSQDNGELRHGSVCIRREDDGSFLLLCANPVHPETGDALRTKLETLTGMSPEEIKQAYRMTLREETPEGSKGAGMGLLTMARDAREPLEFDFAPPESANGSAVFYLKAAI from the coding sequence ATGATCCGCTCTGCCGTTGCCAAGGAATATGGCACCTTCTTCCATCTGGCGCGAGAGCACCAGGTCATTTTTTACTACGTGGGCTACTTCTCGCAAAACATCGTCGCCGCCATGGCAGAGGCGGTGAAATTGCAACTCGAAAGTGCGGGCGTGGCGGGCCCGACGCGACGCAAGCTGTTCTCGTCCTTCGTTGAAATGGCGCAGAACATCATCCACTACTCGTCCGATGCACTCACCCCCCCCAGCCAGGACAATGGCGAGCTGCGCCACGGCTCGGTCTGCATCCGGCGCGAGGACGATGGCAGCTTTCTGTTGCTGTGTGCCAATCCCGTCCACCCCGAAACGGGCGATGCGTTGCGCACGAAGCTGGAAACGCTGACCGGCATGTCGCCCGAAGAAATCAAGCAGGCTTACCGCATGACGCTGCGCGAGGAAACGCCCGAGGGCAGCAAAGGTGCCGGCATGGGCCTGCTCACCATGGCCCGGGATGCGCGCGAACCCCTGGAATTTGATTTTGCACCGCCCGAAAGCGCCAACGGGTCCGCGGTTTTCTATCTGAAGGCCGCGATCTGA
- a CDS encoding DUF1987 domain-containing protein, producing MDNLYIAPTPSSPEVDFRFDTHTLGLRGESYPENAAAFYGQVIERLKEFLGTLQDSKVEVNIALAYFNSSSTKMLFNVIAALDEAAEAGNHIALNWYHDEEDDTIFEFGQELHEDFPAIHFVSHTVRPA from the coding sequence ATGGACAACCTCTACATCGCCCCCACACCCAGCTCCCCAGAGGTGGATTTTCGATTTGACACCCACACCCTGGGCCTGCGCGGCGAGTCTTACCCCGAGAATGCAGCCGCCTTCTACGGCCAGGTCATCGAGCGCCTGAAGGAGTTCCTTGGCACGCTGCAGGACAGCAAGGTAGAAGTGAATATCGCGCTGGCGTACTTCAACAGCTCCAGCACCAAGATGCTGTTCAATGTGATCGCAGCGCTCGACGAGGCGGCGGAGGCCGGCAACCACATTGCCCTTAACTGGTACCACGACGAGGAAGACGACACCATTTTCGAGTTCGGGCAGGAACTGCACGAGGACTTTCCGGCCATTCATTTCGTCAGCCACACGGTGAGACCCGCCTGA
- a CDS encoding GGDEF domain-containing protein, which produces MDSAKPAPDLFEAEHRSMLDARAVYETGTAAGGDAYRQALGDLLAAYERLLRETRRLVRRSDRAELEMTLLNQRLQDLATELEYRATHDPLTGVLNRAAIIERVNQHALQHDLALIVLDIDHFKRVNDSFGHPVGDTVILGVVDSLKAVVPPNALIGRVGGEEFTVLLPQQEAQTSEQVAQLMREAIENHAFNLPDGSRITASFGVSQLSRGGSFDDAYGLADEALYVAKRGGRNQVVRAVDTVPS; this is translated from the coding sequence ATGGACTCAGCCAAGCCAGCGCCAGATCTTTTCGAGGCCGAGCACCGGTCGATGCTGGATGCCCGTGCCGTTTACGAGACGGGCACTGCGGCAGGGGGTGACGCGTACCGCCAGGCGCTGGGCGATCTGCTGGCCGCCTATGAGCGCCTGCTGCGCGAGACGCGCCGCCTGGTGCGCCGCAGCGACCGCGCCGAGCTGGAGATGACCCTGCTCAACCAGCGCCTGCAGGACCTGGCCACAGAACTCGAATACCGCGCCACGCACGACCCACTGACGGGCGTGCTCAACCGCGCCGCCATCATCGAGCGCGTCAATCAGCACGCCCTGCAACACGACCTGGCCCTGATCGTGCTGGACATTGACCATTTCAAGCGCGTGAACGACAGCTTTGGCCACCCCGTGGGGGACACCGTCATTCTGGGCGTTGTGGACAGCCTCAAGGCCGTGGTGCCCCCCAATGCCCTCATCGGCCGCGTCGGCGGGGAAGAATTCACCGTGCTCCTGCCACAGCAGGAGGCGCAAACGTCAGAGCAGGTTGCCCAATTGATGCGCGAAGCCATCGAGAACCACGCATTCAACCTCCCTGATGGCAGCCGCATCACGGCCAGCTTCGGTGTGAGCCAGTTGTCACGCGGCGGCAGCTTCGATGACGCCTACGGGCTTGCCGACGAAGCCCTGTACGTCGCCAAACGCGGCGGCCGCAACCAGGTAGTGCGTGCGGTCGACACTGTGCCGAGCTAA